CCTCATAGGCGGCGTACATGTTGGCGAACAGCGTGTCGCCACCGCGCGGCGGACACTGCTTGATGTAGAGGATCGAGCCCATCGGCGGCTCGAGATCGCAGGACACGTCTGAATGCCAGCCCTCGCCATTAGCGCGCGGCGAGTTCTTGTCGGCATAGATCTTCATCAGCGCCGGGTCTTCGTCCTCGTGGGGAGCTGCGGGATGGAAATGCAGTTCGCCGAACTTGCGGCCGAAGGCGAGATGCTGCTTTGGCGTGATTTGCTGGTCGCGAAAGAAGATCACGAGGTTTTCGGCGAGCGCACGATGGATCTCGTCCATCTGCCGGTTGGAGCGCGCGTCGCCCTCGACGAGCTGGCCGATATCGACGCCGGAGATTTCCGCGCCGATGATGGGCGTGAGCTTCTCGACCGCGATGGTCTCGTAAGGAGCGCCGTCGTCCGCGGTGTGGCGATAGCGCGGACCTTGCTTGCCGGCGAGTGAGCTCATGGCGTGTCTCCCGATCATTGTTGATTGGGGGCCATCGTAGCGTGCGGAGACAGATACGCAATCTCCGCTGCAACCACAGCTGTCGTCCCGGGGCGCGCGTAGCGCGAGCCCGGGACCCATAACCACAGGATCAGGTTTGGCGAAGACTCGGAGTGGCAGCCTGCCGCAACCACAACGCCTTGTGGTTATGGGTCCCTGCTTTCGCAGGGACGACCGCGGAGTGTAAGGCGCTAGCGGAGTGAATCACTCCGCCGCGGTCACGGGCACCTTGGCTCCCTGGCCATAGCGCTGGTCGATGTAGTCGATCACCAGCGCCTTGAAGTCTGCGGCGATGCCGGGGCCGCGCAGCGTGCGGAACTTCTTGCCGTCGACGAACACGGGCGCGGCCGGCGCTTCGCCGGTACCGGGCAGCGAGATGCCGATATTGGCGTGCTTGGACTCGCCGGGGCCGTTGACGATGCAGCCCATCACCGCGACGTTGAGCTCCTCGACACCAGGATATTTCGTTTTCCAGGTCGGCATCTCGTCGCGGATGAAATCCTGGATCGAGCGCGCCAGCTCCTGGAACGTGGTCGAGGTGGTGCGGCCGCAGCCGGGGCACGCCGCGACCAGCGGCACGAAGGTGCGGAAGCCCATGGTCTGCAGGAGCTCCTGGCCGACCTGCACCTCGCGGGTGCGGTCGCCGCCGGGCTCCGGCGTCAGAGAGATGCGGATGGTGTCGCCGATGCCCTGCTGCAAGAGGATGCCGAGCGCGGCCGACGAAGCGACGATGCCCTTCGAGCCCATGCCGGCCTCGGTCAGGCCGAGATGAATGGCGTAATCCGAGCGCGACGCGAGGTCCTGGTAAACCGCGATCAGATCCTGCACGGCCGAAACCTTGGCCGAGAGGATGATGCGGTCCTTCGGCATGCCGAGTTCCTGGGCCCGCGCGGCCGAGAGCAGCGCCGACTGCACCATCGCTTCACGCGTCACCGCACGCACGTCGCGCGGTGACGGCGACGCGGCGTTCTCGTCCATCAGCTTGGTCAGGAGCTCCTGGTCGAGCGAGCCCCAATTGGCGCCGATGCGCACCGGCTTGTTGTTCTTGTTGGCGATCTCGATGATGTCCGCGAACTGGGTGTCGCGCTTGTCCTTGAAGCCGACATTGCCGGGATTGATGCGATATTTGGCGAGCGCCTCGGCGCAGGCCGGATGCTCGGCGAGCAGCTTGTGGCCGATATAGTGGAAGTCACCGATCAGCGGCGTGGTGATGCCGCGCTTGGCGAGGCCGTCGCGAATGTGCGGAACGGCGGCTGCGGCCTCCTCACGGTCCACGGTGATGCGGACCATTTCGGAGCCGGCGCGCGCCAGCGCTGCGACCTGGGCGATGGTGCCGTCGATGTCGGCGGTGTCGGTGTTGGTCATCGACTGCACGACGATCGGTGCACCGCCGCCCACAGTGACGTCGCCGACCTTCACCTGGGTGGTCTGGTGCCGGGGCGCCGGGCCCGCGAGGTCGGAATCGATGGAGTTTTCGAGCTTGTTCATGGGGTCCAAATATCAGGTTTTGGTGGCATTCAGCAATGCATCGCGCGGCGCCGCAGCCTCTCGGCTCGGACGGTTAACCAGAAAAAGCCCAGCAATTACAAGGACGGCGGCCGCCCCGAAAGCAAGGCTCAGAGTGTCGTGCATGATGAAATAGCTACCCACCACGCCAAACAAAGGGGTGATGAAGGTAAAAGCCGACAATTTGCTGGCTGAATAGGCCTTCACCAGTGCGAACCAAAGCGTGAACGTGGTTCCGACCACCCAGATCGCCTGGAAGGCCATCAGGCCGAGCGACAGCGGCGACGGCGTATGAGTGATGGTCTCCCCGAACAGATACGCCGCCAGCCCGAGGATCGGGATCGAGGTTGCGACCTGATAGCCGAGCGCCTTCTCGGGAGCTGCGAAGCGCAGCCGGGTGCCCTTGGCCACCAGCGTGGTCGCGGCCCATAGCGCGGCGCCGCCGACGATCAGGAGATCGCCGAGCAGGACATGCGCGTCGACATTGGGCTGCGGCACGCCGATCGCGAGCGCGACACCGGCAAAGCTGATGGCAAGGCCGAGCCATTGCGAGGCGCCGAGCCGCTCGCCGAGCACCTGATACGAGCCGAGCGCCACGAAGAACGGCGCGGTGTAGAGGAACACCACCGCGCGGGAGGCGGAGGTGAGGCGCAGGCCCTGGAAGATCAGCACGAACTCGATGCCGAACATCAGTCCTGCGATCAGGCCGGGCTTCCAGGTGCCGTCCCGTTCGAAGAATTTCACGCCGCGCAAGGTGCCGATGATGAACAGCACCGGCAGCGCGCCCATCGAGCGGATCATCGCCTGGAGCATCGGCGGGATATCCGGCAGCACCAGCTTCACCGCGATCTGGTTGAAACCCCAGGTCAGGCACAGCATGAGCATCAGGGCGATGGCGCCGGCACTGAGGGGACGACCGGCGGACGGGATGGCTTGAGGTGTGGGCATGTTTCCTGTGATCCGGCTTTGCGCCGTTGTTGCTTTATGCAGCTTTCTGACAATGGGTGCAGACGCCCGTGATCTCCACCACGGACAATTTGGGGGCGAAACCTGAGCTGCGCGCCGCGGCGTTGAGATTCCCGGCGAAGGATGCCGAGGGTATCTCGCCGACGAGGCCGCAGCGCTCGCAGATCAGGAACGCCACCGCAGAGGTCGAATCGTGGTCGTGGGCGGCGCAGGCGAGATAGGCATTGCGGCTTTCGATGCGGTGCACGAGGCCGTTGGCCATCAGGAAATCGAGCGCACGGTAGACCGTGATCGGCGCCGGCCGCGCCATCGACTTGGCGAGTTCGTCGATCACCTCATAGGCGCCGAGCGGGCGATGGCTGGAGAGCAAGGCGCCCAGCACCTGACGGCGGATCGGCGTGAATTTCTGCGCGCGCTGCTCGCAGACCGCCTCGGCATGCGCCAGCGCGTCCGCAGTGCAGCGGCCGTGATCGTGGTCGGGCGCAGGAAAGGCCGGCTTTGCGAGGGTCATGCCGGCAGCGTTCTAGCATTTCGGTGAGGGAACCCAAAGCGCGACACCGAACGCGGCTGCCAGCCATGCTCCCCCCGCGGGACAGCATCCCGGCAATCCGCCATGAAATAATCATAAGCTTGCTTATTATATGCCAAGCTTATTGGAGACCAAGCTTATGACCCGCGGGTCTGTCGACCAGAACTTCCTGTTCACGCTCGCCGAGCTCTACCGCCTCTTGCGTGTCTACGCCGACAAGGAGGCCTCGCGCTTCGGCATCACCCGCGCGCAATGGGCCGTGCTGGCCAAGGTCGAGCGCAGCGAGGGCATGAAACAGTCGGAACTCGCCGAGTTGCTGGAGATGCAGCCGATCACGCTGACCCGGCTGATCGACAAGCTGTGCGACAACGACTGGATCGAGCGCCGCAGCGATGCCTCGGACCGCCGCGTCAAGCGGCTCTATCTGAAGAAAGCCGGGCGGCAATTGCTCGGCCGGATGAGCGGGCTGAAGTCCGAGCTCACGGCCAATGCGCTGGACGGCATCAACCCGGCGGACGCCCACCGCCTCCTCACCCAACTCGAAACAATCAAGGAAAACGTGCGTAACGCGATCCAGAATAGCGGAGCGGAACAAGCGCGTAAGGAGCAGCGCTATGGCTGATCAAGTCCTCAAGTTCCAGCCCGAGCAGAAGATCGACAGCGGCAAGCCGACCAAGAAGGCCGGCACCGATCCGCGCCGCCGGTTCGTGGCGGGCCTGCGGCGCTATCGCCGCTTCCTGCTGATGGTCGTGCTGCCGATCGTGGTCGCCGTCGGCGGCCTCACCTTCTATCTCAATGGCGGCCGCTATGTCGGCACCGACGATGCCTATGTCGGCGCGCAGAAGGTGCTGGTGACGCCCGACATCTCCGGCAAGATCGAGAAGGTCGTGGTCAAAGAAGGCCAGCTCGTCCACCAAGGCGACGTGCTGTTCGAGATCGACCCCGTGCCGTTCCGCCTCGCGGTGGACGAGGCCAAGGCGCAGCTGATGCAGGCGCAGAGCACCTACGACAACCTCCGCGCCAACATCAAGATCTACGGCGACATGCTCAACCTCGCCCAGCAGGGCGTCGACCTCAAGCAGCGCGATGTCGAACGCAAGCAGGCGCTGGTGAAGAACAGTTACGGCTCGCAGCTCGACCTCGACAACGCCGCGAACGCACTGGTCACGTCGGGCTCGATCGCGCAATA
The genomic region above belongs to Bradyrhizobium arachidis and contains:
- the ispG gene encoding flavodoxin-dependent (E)-4-hydroxy-3-methylbut-2-enyl-diphosphate synthase: MNKLENSIDSDLAGPAPRHQTTQVKVGDVTVGGGAPIVVQSMTNTDTADIDGTIAQVAALARAGSEMVRITVDREEAAAAVPHIRDGLAKRGITTPLIGDFHYIGHKLLAEHPACAEALAKYRINPGNVGFKDKRDTQFADIIEIANKNNKPVRIGANWGSLDQELLTKLMDENAASPSPRDVRAVTREAMVQSALLSAARAQELGMPKDRIILSAKVSAVQDLIAVYQDLASRSDYAIHLGLTEAGMGSKGIVASSAALGILLQQGIGDTIRISLTPEPGGDRTREVQVGQELLQTMGFRTFVPLVAACPGCGRTTSTTFQELARSIQDFIRDEMPTWKTKYPGVEELNVAVMGCIVNGPGESKHANIGISLPGTGEAPAAPVFVDGKKFRTLRGPGIAADFKALVIDYIDQRYGQGAKVPVTAAE
- a CDS encoding MarR family winged helix-turn-helix transcriptional regulator gives rise to the protein MTRGSVDQNFLFTLAELYRLLRVYADKEASRFGITRAQWAVLAKVERSEGMKQSELAELLEMQPITLTRLIDKLCDNDWIERRSDASDRRVKRLYLKKAGRQLLGRMSGLKSELTANALDGINPADAHRLLTQLETIKENVRNAIQNSGAEQARKEQRYG
- a CDS encoding Fur family transcriptional regulator, yielding MTLAKPAFPAPDHDHGRCTADALAHAEAVCEQRAQKFTPIRRQVLGALLSSHRPLGAYEVIDELAKSMARPAPITVYRALDFLMANGLVHRIESRNAYLACAAHDHDSTSAVAFLICERCGLVGEIPSASFAGNLNAAARSSGFAPKLSVVEITGVCTHCQKAA
- a CDS encoding TauD/TfdA dioxygenase family protein, with translation MSSLAGKQGPRYRHTADDGAPYETIAVEKLTPIIGAEISGVDIGQLVEGDARSNRQMDEIHRALAENLVIFFRDQQITPKQHLAFGRKFGELHFHPAAPHEDEDPALMKIYADKNSPRANGEGWHSDVSCDLEPPMGSILYIKQCPPRGGDTLFANMYAAYEALSDRMKAYLDGLTALHDGEPIYRGLYANYGVADRPSYPNAEHPVVRTHPVTGRKALYVNRGFTRHINGIPRDESDAMLAYLYQHAENPLFQCRFRWTENAIAFWDNRCTQHRAMWDYWPHTRSGTRVTVKGERPV
- a CDS encoding DMT family transporter, which codes for MPTPQAIPSAGRPLSAGAIALMLMLCLTWGFNQIAVKLVLPDIPPMLQAMIRSMGALPVLFIIGTLRGVKFFERDGTWKPGLIAGLMFGIEFVLIFQGLRLTSASRAVVFLYTAPFFVALGSYQVLGERLGASQWLGLAISFAGVALAIGVPQPNVDAHVLLGDLLIVGGAALWAATTLVAKGTRLRFAAPEKALGYQVATSIPILGLAAYLFGETITHTPSPLSLGLMAFQAIWVVGTTFTLWFALVKAYSASKLSAFTFITPLFGVVGSYFIMHDTLSLAFGAAAVLVIAGLFLVNRPSREAAAPRDALLNATKT